One segment of Drosophila mauritiana strain mau12 chromosome 3R, ASM438214v1, whole genome shotgun sequence DNA contains the following:
- the LOC117143785 gene encoding toll-like receptor 7 has product MRMLNYLNYILIAVIARATCESLKLEEIAIKTLDCRENTCTNLRYPSASEVAYFSESVTKNLRKYESLVLHSSHLANLPRKIFLNLPQLVEFHVLECELQQIESVCFEGAKNLKRLNFGGNDLRVLDSNTFELATQLEELNLSDNQLEDLPTTIFRPLKSLQKINLSNNRLITISQHIFSQLGSLKSINLDSNQLRELPGELFRDQRKHLSEFSARSNQLERIPLNIFSEIDHLSLSFNPQLKSLHLSAKINELEASNCDLESVELDGLVIGVQLETNPNLNELKISQPQDLEHLYLANTNLYRLDFLSKASKLVDLDVTGIVNLADLPKITSAKGLERLSFTYDNLTSDHMDMLPHLKDLNYLEISHEKGREIFIKDLDEDFFVEEAELNCGQLADLLEFVELPKDTTILEDRLVGDPRGPMRCGMA; this is encoded by the coding sequence ATGCGGATGCTAAACTATCTGAACTATATTTTAATCGCTGTGATTGCTCGCGCGACCTGTGAGTCACTAAAACTCGAGGAAATCGCAATTAAAACTTTGGATTGCCGCGAAAATACGTGCACGAATTTGAGATACCCTTCTGCTTCAGAAGTTGCCTACTTCTCAGAAAGTGTGACTAAAAATTTGAGAAAGTACGAATCTCTCGTACTTCACAGTTCCCATTTGGCCAATTTGCCGAGAAAAATCTTTCTGAACCTTCCTCAACTTGTGGAATTCCATGTATTGGAGTGTGAGCTTCAGCAAATTGAAAGTGTATGTTTTGAGGGTGCCAAGAACTTGAAAAGATTGAATTTTGGAGGAAATGACCTGCGAGTTTTGGATAGCAACACCTTTGAATTGGCCACCCAACTGGAGGAACTCAACTTATCGGACAATCAACTGGAGGATCTGCCCACCACCATATTTCGGCCACTGAAGAGCCTTCAAAAGATCAACTTATCCAACAATCGGTTAATCACTATATCCCAGCACATCTTCTCACAACTGGGATCGCTTAAATCCATCAATCTGGACAGTAACCAGCTGAGGGAACTGCCTGGTGAACTTTTCCGGGATCAGCGGAAACACTTGTCAGAATTCTCAGCCCGAAGTAATCAACTAGAGCGGATTCCTTTGAATATATTTAGTGAAATAGATCATCTCTCGCTCTCGTTTAATCCCCAACTCAAAAGTCTTCATCTATCAGCTAAAATCAATGAGCTGGAGGCCAGTAATTGTGATCTCGAGTCAGTGGAGTTGGATGGACTAGTGATTGGTGTCCAACTGGAGACTAACCCGAATCTGAATGAGTTGAAGATTTCGCAGCCCCAGGATCTGGAGCATCTCTACTTGGCCAATACCAATCTGTATAGACTTGACTTTCTGTCCAAGGCCAGTAAACTAGTCGACTTGGATGTAACGGGCATTGTAAACCTCGCGGATTTACCCAAAATCACCTCAGCCAAGGGATTGGAAAGATTGAGCTTCACCTACGACAACTTGACCTCGGATCACATGGACATGCTGCCCCATCTGAAGGATCTCAACTACTTGGAGATAAGTCACGAGAAGGGAAGGGAGATCTTTATCAAGGATCTGGATGAGGATTTCTTTGTCGAGGAAGCGGAACTCAATTGCGGTCAGTTGGCGGATCTGTTGGAGTTCGTCGAACTGCCTAAGGACACAACCATCTTGGAAGATCGATTAGTTGGGGATCCTCGTGGGCCAATGAGATGTGGAATGGCATAG
- the LOC117143783 gene encoding leucine-rich repeat-containing protein 15 — MYVRNCLPFLWSCLLISLAATASADEAADADVDSGPSKIVLVSSLEGHCQTEGKVTSCRGFEFAGEDEKATFDLPTEVRIAEDGTTYEVGDEEQSRTLIFENCTFTNFPLRLFYTLEVSELDMRSCGIRFIYWENFSIGADKLVILLLSDNHIEVLPTKTFRGAGNLEFLFLNRNKLGKLQAGAFDNLLKLQYLDLTENRLKDLPADVFAGLKSLRHVGLAGNQLTTIESDLFAHNPDLLSVAMQNNRLREVGEYAFRSSGRRHQMQYVDLSNNPELVVLLLNINATNLTVRNCSLDRVNLYGSVTNVDLSDNRVRELYFPASEALEHLVLRNNSLVQLASLSRVPRLRHLDVADNPSLGQLPDGWRTPHLEMLVLRNTGQVELPLEALQGMQNLQKLDISGNNLTEIDPSAFPTLMQLTHFYIHGNNWNCFSLRNIMDVLIRANGIAYTVDNYDPDFPGEYFHGIACMYRLPEKEGVDSSSSSSSEISASVESSPITSSSDTSEVDKLRDELKAVVQHFDSKFDLMFSRLAQLNEQIQAFEVLNKTVWSQVTLSV; from the coding sequence ATGTACGTCCGGAATTGTCTGCCGTTCCTCTGGAGCTGTTTGCTGATCTCATTGGCGGCCACAGCTAGTGCGGATGAGGCCGCGGATGCTGATGTGGATAGTGGGCCATCTAAAATAGTGCTGGTCTCCAGCTTGGAAGGTCATTGCCAGACGGAGGGCAAGGTGACCAGCTGCAGGGGCTTTGAGTTTGCGGGAGAGGACGAGAAGGCCACCTTTGATCTGCCGACAGAGGTGCGGATTGCCGAGGATGGCACCACCTACGAAGTGGGCGATGAGGAGCAGTCGCGAACCCTGATCTTCGAGAACTGCACCTTCACCAACTTTCCCCTGCGCTTATTTTACACACTGGAGGTCAGTGAGCTGGACATGCGCAGCTGTGGCATCCGCTTCATTTACTGGGAGAACTTCTCCATTGGTGCGGATAAGCTGGTGATCCTTCTGCTCAGCGACAATCACATCGAAGTGCTGCCCACGAAAACCTTTAGGGGAGCAGGAAACTTGGAGTTTCTCTTCCTGAATCGCAACAAACTAGGCAAACTGCAGGCGGGTGCGTTTGATAATCTCCTGAAGTTGCAGTACCTGGACCTCACGGAGAATCGCCTGAAAGATTTACCCGCGGACGTATTTGCCGGACTGAAGAGTCTGCGGCACGTGGGCCTGGCCGGTAATCAACTGACCACCATTGAGAGCGATTTATTTGCCCACAATCCGGACCTTTTGTCGGTCGCAATGCAGAACAACCGACTGCGGGAGGTGGGCGAGTACGCCTTTCGATCCAGCGGACGACGCCATCAGATGCAGTACGTGGATCTATCGAATAACCCCGAGCTGGTCGTGCTACTGCTGAACATTAATGCCACCAATCTGACCGTTCGCAATTGCTCGCTGGACCGTGTCAATTTGTACGGATCGGTGACGAATGTCGACCTGAGCGACAATCGCGTGCGGGAGCTGTACTTTCCCGCCTCTGAGGCCCTGGAGCACTTGGTGCTGCGCAACAACTCGCTGGTTCAGCTGGCGTCGTTGAGCCGCGTGCCCAGACTCCGGCACCTGGATGTGGCGGACAATCCGAGCCTGGGTCAGTTGCCCGACGGTTGGCGGACGCCACATCTGGAGATGCTGGTGCTGCGGAACACGGGCCAGGTGGAACTGCCGCTGGAGGCGTTGCAGGGTATGCAAAATCTGCAGAAACTGGACATATCCGGCAATAATCTGACGGAAATCGATCCATCCGCGTTCCCCACGCTCATGCAACTAACTCACTTCTATATTCATGGCAATAACTGGAACTGCTTCAGCCTGAGAAACATAATGGATGTGCTCATCCGTGCCAATGGCATTGCCTATACCGTGGATAACTACGATCCGGATTTCCCGGGTGAATACTTTCACGGAATAGCCTGCATGTATCGCTTGCCAGAAAAAGAGGGTGTggactcctcctcctcctcctcctcggaaATCTCCGCCAGCGTGGAGTCCTCGCCCATAACAAGTAGTTCTGATACCAGCGAGGTGGACAAACTGCGCGATGAACTCAAAGCGGTGGTGCAGCATTTTGATTCCAAGTTCGATTTGATGTTCAGTAGACTGGCCCAATTGAATGAACAAATTCAGGCCTTTGAAGTGCTCAACAAAACTGTTTGGAGTCAAGTGACCTTGTCCGTCTGA
- the LOC117144852 gene encoding solute carrier family 35 member B1 homolog gives MNLPERSRFVIYAVGIFVCYFLYGIVQEKLTRGRYGEEVQTDGSAGERFTYALALVWVQCLCNYVFAKVLLTIRPQKEDTTNAGSYVACSLTYLLAMVSTNMAMRWVPYPTAVVGKSAKPIPVMILGVLIGRKSYSWTRYACVLTIVLGVILFMYKEGKVSNLPAETTLLGEVLLFLSLSMDGLTGAVQERIRAASAPSGQQMMRAMNFWSTLMLGVAMVFTGEAKEFMYFTIRHPEAWTHLSLIAVCGVLGQFFIFLMVASFGPLACSVVTTTRKFFTVLCSVLLFGNVLIARQWLGAVLVFAALFVDMLYGKKAPLATAKKPPVEGKLSEEKKKLIS, from the exons ATGAATCTGCCGGAACGCAGCCGTTTTGTGATCTACGCCGTCGGCATCTTCGTATGCTACTTCTTGTACGGAATTGTCCAGGAGAAGTTGACGCGGGGCCGCTATGGCGAAGAGGTGCAGACAGACGGATCCGCAGGCGAACGCTTTACCTACGCCTTGGCCCTTGTTTGGGTGCAATGCCTCTGCAACTATGTGTTTGCCAAGG TGCTGTTGACCATTAGGCCGCAAAAGGAGGACACCACCAACGCGGGCTCATACGTGGCTTGTTCGCTGACCTATCTGCTGGCCATGGTTTCCACCAATATGGCCATGCGCTGGGTGCCCTATCCCACTGCTGTGGTGGGTAAATCCGCCAAACCCATCCCCGTCATGATCCTGGGCGTGCTGATTGGTCGCAAATCCTACAGCTGGACTCGCTATGCCTGCGTATTGACCATTGTCCTGGGAGTTATTCTCTTTATGTACAAGGAGGGCAAGGTGTCTAATTTGCCGGCTGAGACCACGCTTCTCGGCGAGGTGCTGCTCTTCCTCAGTCTGTCGATGGACGGATTGACTGGAGCCGTTCAGGAGCGCATCCGAGCGGCCAGCGCGCCTTCGGGTCAGCAGATGATGAGGGCCATGAACTTCTGGAGCACCCTAATGCTGGGCGTTGCCATGGTATTTACAG GTGAGGCCAAGGAGTTCATGTACTTCACCATCCGGCATCCCGAGGCGTGGACCCATTTATCGCTGATAGCTGTGTGCGGCGTCCTCGGTCAGTTCTTCATCTTCCTGATGGTGGCCAGCTTTGGACCGCTGGCCTGCTCCGTGGTTACGACGACGCGAAAGTTCTTTACCGTCCTGTGCTCCGTTCTGCTGTTCGGAAACGTCCTGATTGCCCGCCAGTGGCTTGGAGCTGTCCTGGTGTTCGCCGCACTCTTTGTGGACATGCTATACGGCAAGAAGGCGCCTCTGGCTACTGCCAAAAAGCCGCCAGTCGAGGGAAAGCTGTCCGAGGAAAAGAAGAAGCTGATTTCGTAG
- the LOC117144145 gene encoding ubiquitin carboxyl-terminal hydrolase 8, with protein sequence MAKLKKLHMSSNLDDLEKMSIIPDLRSKGMKILLNTARKLYMTAEEYRLDGDEELAYITYMKYFNMLTAIHQKSDYASHKTTVRQMLGDTESNRRIMDTLEKIIHSLRHRYAQQHQAPEPIAPDLVSNGRAGVDSPITQPTQYARLGLITCQDLYRRMQEKSVLVMDCRPSADYEASHLTYYCAFNVPEELITPGMSAGRLQARLSSSAKASWASRSVKDSVVLMDWNTKDAQPATNTAISTLLDILKNWDPDVTYRAPIQIVEGGYEYFIMMYPTHCTNPSVQAPQQNNNDIETIDDIEYPSIHDITMKEDISAKDFRPRPDFNRANKPAATRVNEQGISRPSPPAKPIAEIMRDQAEFLQRAEQNDEQLERASKMWKRQAAEGDGLNATEDQELHFRILQLESKAQDYIVENNRLREELSRIQELHNVTQQLSQKEVEATRNIESKIRERQRLDEQHELERQDRERLLAIARETKKHYKSPTASGPPSPGRNLEDVHVVSDSLESLLQLTGDPDPTIASNKAERPTFDRAMKPQPRNVERTSQRVRDFSPVIGQNVGRGLTGLKNLGNTCYMNSILQCLSNTPQLTEYCISDKYKNYISRSNKTNGQVIEEVAALIKELWNGQYKCVASRDLRYVVGQYQKIFRGVDQQDSHEFLTILMDWLHSDLQTLHVPRQREMISASEKAWLEFTKAKESMILHLFYGQMKSTVKCVACHKESATYESFSNLSLELPPNSNVCQLNQCMDMYFSGERIHGWNCPSCKTKRDAIKKLDISKLPPVLVVHLKRFYADPSNSGAYMKKQNYLRFPLENLDMNPYIARAESRAVTPKTYQLYAVSNHYGTMEGGHYTAFCKSANYGKWFKFDDQVVSALDSSNVVSSAAYILFYTWLPPMQVPL encoded by the exons ATGGCCAAGTTGAAGAAGCTGCACATGAGCTCGAACCTTGATGACCTGGAGAAGATGTCCATCATTCCAGATCTGCGCAGCAAGGGCATGAAAAT CCTGCTGAACACCGCCCGCAAACTGTACATGACCGCCGAGGAGTACAGACTGGATGGCGACGAGGAACTGGCCTACATCACCTACATGAAGTACTTCAATATGCTGACCGCGATTCACCAAAAATCCGATTACGCCAGCCACAAGACGACGGTGCGCCAGATGCTGGGCGACACCGAGTCGAATCGCCGCATTATGGACACGCTGGAGAAGATTATACACTCTCTGCGGCATCGTTATGCTCAGCAGCACCAGGCGCCGGAACCAATTGCTCCCGACCTGGTCAGCAATGGGCGTGCGGGTGTGGACTCGCCGATAACACAGCCAACGCAGTACGCCCGACTTGGGCTGATCACCTGTCAAGATCTGTATCGGCGCATGCAGGAGAAATCGGTCCTAGTTATGGACTGTCGCCCAAGCGCCGACTACGAGGCCTCCCACCTCACGTACTACTGTGCATTTAATGTGCCCGAGGAGTTGATAACGCCAGG AATGTCGGCTGGCAGATTGCAGGCTCGTCTTAGCAGCAGCGCCAAGGCGTCGTGGGCATCGCGTTCCGTCAAGGATTCGGTGGTTCTTATGGACTGGAACACCAAGGATGCCCAACCGGCGACCAACACAGCCATTTCAACCCTGCTCGACATCCTCAAGAAC TGGGATCCGGATGTGACGTATCGCGCACCCATTCAAATTGTCGAGGGCGGTTATGAGTACTTCATTATGATGTACCCGACCCACTGCACCAATCCCAGTGTGCAGGCTCCGCAGCAGAACAACAACGACATTGAGACCATCGATGACATCGAGTATCCTTCAATTCACGACATCACCATGAAGGAGGATATTAGTGCGAAGGACTTCAGACCACGTCCAGACTTCAATAGGGCCAACAAGCCAGCGGCCACTCGCGTTAATGAACAGGGAATTTCCCGTCCTTCTCCGCCGGCTAAGCCCATCGCTGAGATCATGCGTGATCAGGCCGAGTTTTTGCAGCGCGCAGAGCAGAACGATGAGCAGTTGGAGAGGGCCTCAAAAATGTGGAAGCGTCAAGCAGCAGAGGGCGATGGTTTGAATGCTACCGAGGACCAGGAGTTGCACTTTAGGATATTACAGTTGGAGAGCAAGGCCCAGGACTAC ATCGTGGAAAACAATCGTCTGCGAGAAGAACTAAGTCGCATACAAGAGCTACACAATGTTACGCAGCAGTTGTCGCAAAAGGAGGTCGAGGCAACGAGGAATATAGAATCCAAGATCCGCGAACGACAGCGCTTGGACGAGCAGCATGAACTTGAACGTCAGGATCGGGAGCGCCTTTTGGCGATCGCTCGCGAGACAAAAAAGCATTACAAGTCACCAACAGCTTCGGGACCGCCTTCGCCGGGCAGGAACTTGGAGGACGTACATGTCGTGTCAGACAGCCTGGAGTCCCTGCTCCAGCTAACTGGCGATCCGGATCCGACAATTGCGTCAAACAAGGCGGAAAGACCTACATTCGATCGGGCGATGAAACCGCAGCCGAGAAACGTGGAGAGGACATCGCAACGCGTTCGTGATTTCTCGCCTGTCATTGGTCAGAATGTG GGCCGTGGACTGACTGGTTTGAAGAATCTGGGCAACACCTGCTATATGAACAGCATACTGCAGTGCCTGAGCAACACGCCTCAGTTGACCGAGTACTGCATTTCGGACAAATACAAGAATTACATCAGCAGAAGCAACAAGACCAATGGCCAGGTGATCGAGGAGGTGGCTGCACTCATCAAGGAGCTCTGGAATGGACAGTACAAGTGTGTGGCCAGCCGAGACTTGAGG TACGTTGTGGGCCAGTATCAGAAGATTTTCCGCGGCGTTGACCAGCAGGACTCACACGAATTCCTCACCATCCTGATGGACTGGCTGCACTCGGATCTGCAGACCCTACACGTGCCCCGTCAGCGTGAGATGATCAGTGCGTCGGAGAAGGCTTGGCTGGAATTTACCAAGGCGAAGGAGAGCATGATTCTGCATTTATTCTATGGCCAAATGAAGAGCACTGTGAAGTGTGTGGCCTGCCACAAGGAATCGGCCACGTACGAGAGCTTCTCTAATCTCAGCCTGGAGCTGCCGCCCAACTCGAATGTCTGCCAGCTAAACCAGTGCATGGACATGTACTTCAGTGGAGAACGGATCCATGGCTGGAATTGTCCTAGTTGTAAAACCAAAAGGGATGCCATTAAGAAGCTGGATATATCGAAGCTGCCACCTGTGCTGGTGGTGCATCTGAAGCG GTTCTATGCGGATCCCAGTAACTCCGGGGCGTACATGAAGAAGCAGAACTACCTGCGTTTCCCGCTGGAGAACTTGGACATGAATCCCTACATAGCACGGGCGGAATCGCGGGCGGTAACCCCCAAGACCTACCAGCTGTACGCCGTTTCCAATCACTACGGCACTATGGAAGGCGGCCACTACACGGCCTTTTGCAAGAGCGCCAACTACGGAAAGTGGTTCAAGTTCGACGATCAGGTCGTCTCGGCGTTGGACTCCTCGAACGTGGTTTCTAGCGCTGCGTACATTCTCTTCTACACCTGGCTGCCACCCATGCAGGTGCCGCTGTAG
- the LOC117144328 gene encoding putative tRNA (cytidine(32)/guanosine(34)-2'-O)-methyltransferase 2, whose amino-acid sequence MGRTSKDKRDIFYRLAKEQGWRARSAFKLLQADETFQLLEGLTRAVDLCAAPGSWSQVLAKRMYEPLTPEEREKVKIIAVDLQGMAPIEGVKQLRADISKESTAEAIIEFFGGEKAQIVVSDGAPDSTGMHDFDSYVQGELLLSALSISTFILEEGGSFVSKIYRADRTSRLYTQLKRFFKDVCVFKPSASRNSSIEAFVVARKFCLPDGFKPCNLTTEWHDHPESWVGRKKESPSVVQVPFVAYKGELDSDRTYDLGENYVYKEPVQQPLTAAYQDILQKTSQVNIKYEGIRVIHNEEILNDWLANDENNRKNKSEKLGV is encoded by the exons ATGGGCAGGACTTCGAAGGATAAACGGGACATATTCTACCGCCTGGCCAAGGAGCAGGGATGGCGTGCACGGAGTGCTTTCAAACTGCTTCAGGCGGATGAGACATTTCAATTGCTAGAAG GTCTAACCCGAGCCGTGGACCTCTGTGCCGCTCCTGGCAGCTGGTCACAGGTACTGGCCAAACGCATGTACGAGCCTCTGACGCCGGAGGAGCGGGAAAAGGTTAAGATCATTGCCGTAGACCTGCAGGGAATGGCTCCGATCGAAGGAGTCAAGCAACTGCGGGCGGACATCAGCAAGGAGTCGACAGCCGAGGCCATAATTGAGTTCTTTGGCGGCGAGAAGGCACAGATTGTTGTTAGCGATGGCGCTCCCGATTCCACTGGAATGCACGACTTTGACTCGTACGTTCAGGGCGAACTACTTCTCTCCGCCCTCAGCATATCCACCTTCATACTGGAAGAGGGAGGCTCCTTCGTGTCCAAGATCTATCGGGCAGACAGGACCAGTCGGTTGTACACTCAGCTAAAGCGGTTCTTTAAGGACGTATGCGTATTCAAGCCCTCCGCCTCTCGCAACTCCAGCATTGAAGCTTTCGTGGTGGCCCGAAAGTTTTGTTTGCCCGATGGCTTCAAGCCCTGCAACCTGACTACCGAATGGCACGATCATCCCGAGTCGTGGGTGGGCAGAAAGAAGGAGAGCCCGTCCGTGGTTCAAGTTCCCTTTGTTGCCTACAAGGGCGAGTTGGACTCGGATCGTACATACGATTTG GGCGAGAACTATGTGTACAAAGAGCCAGTGCAGCAACCCTTAACTGCCGCCTATCAGGACATCCTGCAGAAAACGAGCCAAGTGAACATAAAATATGAAGGCATTCGCGTTATTCACAACGAGGAAATTTTAAACGATTGGTTAGCAAATGATGAGAATAATAGAAAAAATAAGTCTGAGAAGTTAGGTGTCTGA
- the LOC117144327 gene encoding little elongation complex subunit 2: MDKDAALYEGNVLFRNQPSYKVFNKSFEHVDDALYTLLNEVEPDVLRMELQETGDVFKSFNRNTALRDPRNNEVPAKPIRDHTIASSLYSFPNPLEQYSELNLKQQAACMRVLLAWQRSQPVDEQDFVVWKATEKKRCNEQQRVQKYIHDYELGRKEVIYAPMKSLVAVYRKWYELGVKKLQQTHPNDSYMTFSGLPQLPQCKSLNSQTASIEQVELERYAGRVRLWPEVEVRHEALRTLRLRLDRYVTRESREPVQLLREEDKELELEAGNVFVLPLDSLLMLLTTGSYIDLPTEMFVSLRESPNSKHKCMEFQKPFPARNCGWHTNSLILKLAYGAYISQPGQAKWLDFNINGEVKEVPDESPCDKSSIDLQMVYKPRAIDQQSSDIVDGNCNSALVSWTLRSKGEGDECSDFQIFSTLSIPAVKDSNGKEPLGCHFIKLENKPDCGCEIMSKYELISAWVQLKLLRAEMGHCTRISLRDFEPMLEEKLTLMSLEQQLHDYYNTSMPQLLSNLCEFLKLLDTVPAGDYLLRYSPKYKDKFLLCIVTKEATPQSFQLHQLLTESTPSDQAFLTQSSYLPISPTLCGHLHEELQLLPCAFTAKANGRSVQRRKVVATIPEPSRQAPVRRQPLKKWSETQTREFRRRCKADQKKRARARKVAAANEEKIELDKIMTL; this comes from the coding sequence ATGGACAAGGATGCGGCGTTGTACGAAGGCAATGTATTATTCCGAAACCAGCCGTCGTACAAGGTGTTTAATAAATCCTTCGAGCACGTGGACGATGCGCTGTACACATTGCTGAATGAAGTGGAGCCAGATGTACTTCGAATGGAGCTCCAGGAAACGGGCGATGTCTTTAAATCGTTCAATCGCAACACGGCCTTGAGGGATCCGCGCAACAACGAGGTGCCAGCGAAACCGATTCGCGACCACACCATCGCCAGTTCGCTTTACAGCTTTCCCAATCCCCTGGAGCAGTACTCGGAGCTGAATCTTAAACAGCAGGCCGCCTGCATGCGAGTGCTCCTAGCCTGGCAACGCAGTCAACCCGTCGATGAGCAGGACTTTGTGGTGTGGAAGGCCACGGAAAAGAAGCGATGCAACGAGCAGCAGCGTGTGCAGAAATATATACACGACTACGAGCTCGGACGCAAGGAAGTCATCTACGCGCCCATGAAGAGCCTGGTGGCGGTCTACAGGAAATGGTACGAACTGGGTGTCAAGAAACTTCAACAAACCCATCCCAATGACTCATATATGACCTTCTCCGGGCTGCCACAGCTGCCCCAGTGCAAGAGTCTCAATTCTCAGACCGCCAGCATAGAGCAGGTGGAGCTGGAGCGATATGCGGGTCGGGTAAGACTCTGGCCAGAGGTAGAGGTCCGCCATGAAGCCTTGCGGACATTACGACTGCGCTTGGATCGCTACGTGACCAGAGAATCAAGGGAGCCTGTGCAGCTATTGCGGGAGGAAGACAAGGAACTGGAACTCGAAGCTGGCAACGTCTTCGTGCTGCCCCTGGACTCGCTGTTAATGCTCCTTACCACCGGATCCTATATTGACCTGCCCACCGAAATGTTTGTCAGCCTAAGAGAATCGCCAAACAGCAAGCACAAGTGCATGGAGTTCCAGAAGCCATTCCCCGCCCGCAACTGTGGTTGGCATACGAACAGTTTGATCTTGAAGCTGGCTTATGGAGCCTACATTTCACAGCCCGGGCAAGCCAAGTGGCTGGATTTCAACATAAATGGAGAAGTCAAGGAGGTGCCAGATGAGTCTCCCTGTGATAAGTCATCCATCGATCTGCAGATGGTCTACAAGCCTCGCGCAATCGATCAGCAATCATCAGACATTGTAGATGGCAACTGCAATAGCGCCTTGGTTAGTTGGACCCTCAGAAGTAAAGGCGAAGGGGATGAGTGCAGCGATTTTCAAATCTTCAGCACACTATCCATACCAGCAGTCAAAGATTCCAACGGCAAGGAACCACTTGGATGCCACTTCATAAAGCTGGAGAACAAGCCAGACTGCGGTTGCGAAATAATGTCCAAATACGAGTTGATAAGCGCCTGGGTGCAGTTAAAGCTACTGCGGGCGGAAATGGGACATTGCACACGCATCTCGCTTCGGGATTTTGAGCCAATGCTGGAGGAGAAGCTGACGTTAATGTCGCTGGAGCAGCAGCTTCATGACTATTACAACACAAGTATGCCGCAGCTACTGTCCAACTTGTGTGAGTTTTTGAAGCTGCTGGACACCGTACCCGCTGGAGATTACCTGCTGCGATACTCACCCAAGTACAAGGACAAGTTCCTGCTGTGCATTGTCACCAAGGAGGCCACGCCCCAGAGTTTTCAGCTGCACCAGCTCCTTACGGAATCCACTCCCAGCGACCAAGCCTTCCTTACGCAAAGCAGCTACCTTCCGATCTCGCCCACTCTTTGTGGTCACCTGCACGAGGAACTCCAGCTACTGCCCTGTGCATTTACAGCAAAGGCCAACGGTCGCTCTGTCCAGCGTCGAAAGGTGGTGGCGACCATACCAGAGCCCTCTAGACAAGCTCCAGTAAGACGGCAACCTTTAAAAAAGTGGAGCGAAACCCAAACTCGAGAATTCCGACGCCGATGTAAGGCGGATCAAAAGAAAAGAGCCCGGGCTCGCAAAGTAGCAGCTGCCAATGAAGAAAAGATAGAGCTGGACAAGATTATGACGTTGTAA
- the LOC117143064 gene encoding general odorant-binding protein 68: MYVYNLLFVLIVFSSCAKSFNYTSCDHAKQPKFLSSCCDVQKNDKAIKSCRKSLLSNNSTNSNGEVRNLKSDKVALHACIAECSFRTKGFLLSNGTVNTQALQKSYQQRYKNDPNMSQVMVKSLNSCTDYARKRVQQFEWMPKKGDCDFYPATLLACIMEQVYINCPTSKWKNTSDCTAMRKYLVACDDVASNKKK, encoded by the exons ATGTATGTGTATAATCTGCTTTTCGTTCTAATCGTTTTTAGCTCCTGTGCGAAATCCTTTAATTATACAAGCTGCGATCACGCAAAGCAGCCAAAGTTT TTGAGCTCATGCTGTGATGTTCAAAAAAACGACAAGGCCATCAAATCGTGTCGCAAGTCCTTGCTGAGCAATAATTCAACCAATTCGAATGGGGAAGTGCGCAATCTGAAGTCGGATAAGGTGGCTTTGCATGCG TGCATTGCAGAGTGCTCCTTCAGGACCAAAGGCTTCTTGCTGAGCAATGGCACTGTTAATACCCAGGCATTGCAGAAGAGCTACCAGCAACGCTACAAAAACGATCCGAACATGTCGCAAGTGATGGTGAAGAGCCTCAATAGTTGCACGGACTACG CTAGGAAGCGGGTGCAGCAGTTCGAATGGATGCCCAAGAAGGGCGACTGCGACTTCTATCCTGCCACCTTGCTGGCCTGCATCATGGAACAGGTCTACATCAACTGCCCGACCAGCAAATGGAAGAACACCAGCGATTGCACAGCGATGCGGAAATATTTGGTTGCCTGTGATGATGTGGCCAGTAATAAGAAGAAATAG